The genomic interval ACCCCGTCCTCGCTCACCCCGTCCAGGACCGTGATCGCCGGGCTGCTGACGGTCGCCGTGCTGGTCCTGGTGGTCACCGCCATCCCGTTCCTGCGGAAGTTCGTGGTGACCCGGGTGCGGTCGCTGTTCGCCGGGGTCGTGCCCCGCATGCTCGACGTGGTGCAGCGCCCGCAGAAGCTGCTCACCGGGATCGGCGGGATGCTGCTGCTGACCGGTGTCTTCGTGATGTGCCTGGACGCCTCGGTCCGGGCGTTCAGCGGTCCGGACACCCCGCACCTCAGCTACGCGAGCATCGCGGTGGTCTTCCTCGCCGGAAACGCGCTCGGCTCCGCCGCGCCGACGCCGGGCGGCATGGGCGCCGTCGAGGGCGCGCTGACGCTGGGTCTGATCGCGGTCGGGCTGCCGAAGGAGGTCGCCGCCCCGGCGGTGCTGCTGTTCCGGCTGATGACCCTGTGGCTGCCGGTCCTTCCCGGTTGGCTGTGCTTCAACCACCTCACGCGCAAGGGACAGCTGTAGCGGACCTGCGTGCACGGGCCACCCACTTGGACCGGCACCCCGTGCGCACGCCCCGGCGCCACCGCAGCATGGAGCGATGAGGACCTCCCCTGCCCTGCGCGCCGCGGCCCTCGCCGCCACCGTGACCGTGCTGCTCCCCCTCGCCGGCTGTGCGGACGGCGGTGACAAGGAAGCCGCCGACCCGACGAGCCAGGCCCGCGCGGCGAACGCCACCACCGGCAGCCCGTCGTCCGGCCTCGCCTCCCAGAAGCTGACCTGGAAGAAGTGCCCCGCGCCTTCCCAGGCCCAGGGCGGCGGAAACCCGCCGTCCCCACTGCCCGGCGGGGCGAACTGGGAGTGCGCCTCCATGAAGGCCCCCCTCGATTACGCGAAGCCCGACGGGGACACCATCGAGCTGGCGCTCATCCGCGCGAAGGCGATCAGCCCGAAGAAGCGGATCGGCTCGCTCATCTTCAACTTCGGCGGCCCCGGCGGCTCGGGCGTCGCCACCCTCCCCGCATTCGGTACGGCGTACGACAAGCTGCGTGCCCGGTACGACCTGGTGAGCTTCGACCCGCGCGGCGTGGGGAACAGCGACGGCGTCGAATGCGAGACCGACAAGCAGCTGGACGCCCGCTACCAGGAGGACGGCACCCCGGACGACGCGGCGGAGGAGAAGGCGTTCGTCCAGGACACCAAGAGGTTCGCCGCCGCCTGCGAGAAGCGGTCCGGCGAGCAGCTCCCGTACGTCGGCACCACCAACGCCGCCCGCGACATGGACCTGATGCGCCAGGTCCTGGGCGACGACAAGCTGTACTACTTCGGCATCTCGTACGGCACCGAGCTGGGCGGCGTCTACGCGCACCTCTTCCCGAAGAAGGTCGGCCGGGCGGTCCTGGACGCGGTGGTCGACCCCACCGAGGACGCCGAGCAGTCCTCGCTGGGCCAGGCCAAGGGCTTCCAGCTCGCCCTGGAGAACTTCACCAAGGACTGCGCGGACCGGGGCGACGCCTGCAAGCTGCCCGGCTCCGACGCGAAGGAGATCGAGAAGGGCATCGCCTCGCTGCTGGACCGGCTGGAGAAGAAGCCCATCAAGGGCATCGGCGCCCGCAAGCTGACCGAGACCCAGGCCACCACCGGCATCGCGGCGGCCCTCTACTCCAAGGAGACCTGGCCGCTGCTTGAACAGGGTGTGGACGAGGCCGACGGCGGGAACGGCTCCCTGCTCCTGGCGCTCGCCGACTCCCTCAACGGCCGCTCCGACGACGGGCGCTACGACAACTCCGCCGCCGCCTACTCCGCGATCAGCTGCGCCGACTCGCGCGAGCGGTTCACGCTGGAGCAGACGAAGGCGAAGCTCCCCGAATTCCGCGACGCCTCGGCGGTCTTCGGGAACTACCTGGGCTGGGGCCTGATGGGCTGCACCGACTGGCCGGTGAAGGGCACCTGGAAGACCCCCGACGTCAGCGCCCCCGGCTCCGCCCCCATCCTCGTCATCGGCAACACCGGCGACCCGGCCACCCCGTACGCGGGCGCCAAGGCGATGGCCGACGAACTGGGCGAGGACGTCGGCGTGCAGATGACGTACAAGGGCCAGGGCCACGGCGCCTACAACAGCGGCGACGCCTGTGTGCAGAAGGCGGTCGGCGGCTATCTGCTCGACGGCAGGGCCCCGGAGGCCGGCACGGTCTGCGGCTGAGCCCCTGCGGGGCGTCCCCCTACGATGGGCGAACTGCCGTACGGGCAGCGCTCGACGGGGAGGGAACGCAGACGTGGTCGCACACGCACGGGCCGGAGTACTGGCCGCCGCCGCACTGCTGCTGACGGGGGTGCTCACGGGCTGCGAGGACGGTACGGACGACAAGCCGGGCGGGCGGGCGGACGGCACCGCCCCCTCGTCGTCCGCCCCGCTCGCCTCGCAGCACCTGGACTGGACCCGCTGCGAGGCACCCGAGGGCGGTGAGACGCCGGGCTCCGAGTGGCGCTGCGCGACGGTGAAGGTGCCGCTGGACTACGCGAAGCCCACGGGCGACACCATCGGCATCGCGCTGATCCGCAAGGAGGCCACGGACCGGTCCAAGCGCCTGGGCTCGATGCTCTTCAATTTCGGCGGGCCCGGCGGCTCCGGCGTCTCGATCCTGCCGCGCGCCGCCGCCGGGTACGCCACCCTCAACACCCGCTACGACCTGGTGGGCTTCGACCCGCGCGGGGTGGCGCGGAGCGCCGGGGTGCGGTGCCGCGACGACCAGGCGCAGGAGAAGGCGTACCAGCATGTGGACATGACGCCGGACACCGCGGCCGAGGAGGCGGCGTTCATGAAGGACGGCGCCGACTTCGGGGCCGGCTGCGCCCGCCTGTCCGGCACGGTCCTCCCGTACGTCGGCACGACGAACGCCGCCCGCGACATGGACCTGATCCGCCAGGTCCTCGGGGACGAGAAGCTGACGTACTTCGGAATGTCCTACGGCACCGAGCTGGGCGGCACGTACGCCCACCTCTTCCCGAAGAACGTGGGGCGCACCGTCCTGGACGCGGTCGTCGACCCGACCGCGGACACCACCGGGCACGCGCGCAACCAGGCGACCGGCTTCCAGCGGGCCCTGGAGAACTACCTCAAGGACCGCGGCCAGGACCCGAAGGCGGGCACCCGGCGGATCGCGGCACTGCTGAAGCGGATCGACGCCGAGCCGCTGCCGACCGGCACGGACCGCGAGCTGAACGAATCGCTGGCGATCACCGGCATCGTCTTCCCCCTCTACTCCAAGGACAGCTGGCCCACCCTCACCCGCGCCCTGGACGAGGCGGAGGACGGCAGCGGCGCCCTGCTGCTCCAGCTCGCCGACGCGTACAACGGCCGGGACGAGAACGGCCACTACGACACCCAGAACCACTCGCAGCGGGCCATCTCCTGCGCGGACGGCAAGGCGCGGCCCACGGCGGCCGAGGCGAAGGCGCTGCTGCCCGAGTTCGAGAAGCTGTCCCCGGTCTTCGGCCCGTTCCTGGCCTGGGACACGGCGGGCTGGTGCTCCGGCTGGCCGGTGGACGGCGAGCACGACCACCCGGAGGCGAGCGCTCCGGGCGCCGGTCCGGTCCTGGTCGTGGGGACGACGGGCGACCCGGCCACGCCGTACGAGGGGGCCCGCCGGATGGCGGACGAGCTGGGCGAGGGCGTCGGCGTGCTGCTCTCCAACGAGGGCGAGGGGCACGGCGCGTACGGCGGCAACAGCTGTGTGACGTCGACCGTGGACTCGTACTTCCTGGACGGGAAGGTCCCGGCGGACGGCAGGACCTGCTCGTAACGGCGTCACGGAACGCCGAAGGGGCCGGCCCGCGCGATGCGGACCGGCCCCTTCGAGACGTTCTAGTAGACCGGCTTCTCGGGCTCGATCTGGTTGACCCAGCCGATCACGCCGCCGCCCACATGGACCGCGTCGGCGAAGCCCGCCGACTTGAGGACCGCGAGGACTTCCGCACTGCGGACACCCGTCTTGCAGTTCAGGACGATGCGCCTGTCCTGCGGGAGGTCCTGGAGGGCGTTGCCCATCAGGAACTCGTTCTTCGGGATCAGCCGGGAGCCCGGGATCGCGACGATCTCGTACTCGTTCGGCTCGCGGACGTCGATGATCTCGATCTTCTCGTCGCCGTCGATCCACTCCTTGAGCTGCTTCGGAGTGATGGTCGAACCGGCCGCCGCCTCCTGGGCCTCCTCCGACACGACGCCGCAGAACGCCTCGTAGTCGATCAGCTCGGTGACGGTGGGGTTCTCGCCGCAGACCGCGCAGTCTGGGTCCTTGCGCACCTTGACCTGGCGGTACTGCATCTCCAGCGCGTCGTAGATCATCAGCCGGCCGACCAGCGGGTCGCCGATGCCGGCGAGCAGCTTGATGGCCTCGTTGACCTGGATCGAGCCGATGGAGGCGCAGAGCACACCGAGGACGCCGCCCTCGGCGCAGGACGGAACCATGCCCGGCGGGGGCGGCTCCGGGTAGAGGCAGCGGTAGCAGGGGCCGTGCTCGGACCAGAACACGGACGCCTGGCCGTCGAAGCGGTAGATCGAGCCCCAGACGTAGGGCTTGTTCAGCAGGACCGCGGCGTCGTTGACGAGATAGCGGGTGGCGAAGTTGTCCGTGCCGTCCACGATCAGGTCGTACTGGGAGAAGATGTCCATCACGTTCTCGGCTTCGAGCCGCTCTTCGTGAAGGACCACGTTGACCAGGGGGTTGATGCCCTGGACGGTCTCCTTGGCCGACTGCGCCTTGGACTTGCCGATGTCGCCCTGGCTGTGGATGACCTGGCGCTGCAGGTTCGACTCGTCGACCTCGTCGAACTCCACGATGCCGAGCGTGCCGACACCGGCGGCGGCCATGTACATCAGGGCCGGCGAACCGAGGCCGCCGGCGCCGACACAGAGCACCTTCGCGTTCTTCAGCCGCTTCTGCCCGTCCATCCCGACGTCCGGGATGATCAGGTGGCGGGAGTACCTGCGGACCTCGTCGACGGTGAGCTCAGCAGCTGGCTCGACCAGGGGTGGCAGCGACACAGGAACCTCAACAATGCAGGTGGTCGGTTTCTACGTACTTCGACTACGTACGGTTGTTCTTCCGGTAACACTGCCACGCCCCCTCTCATTCCGAGATACCGGGTCCGATCCGCGAGACGATTTCGTCCCAGTACCTGGGCAGTGCCGCGAATGGATCGCTTTGTCCGCGACCGTTCCCCGGTCCTGACCGTCCGCCGCGGTCGGTGAAGAAGATCGTCCCGGCGCCCTGCCAGCGGGCGATGCGCATCGCCTCCTCCAGATGCGTACGCGGAACGCCGTGCACGAAGTGCGCGAAGCGGCCGGGCGGGTAGGCCGCGGTCCACTCCGCCACCTGGGACCAGCGGTAGTCGCTCCACGCCCCCGGAACGTGACGAGCTGGTCGCCCGTCTCCGCGTAACCGGGATACGGGTGGGTGTCGTGCCCCAGCACGAGGTGGCCGTCCTCCTTGCCCAGGAAGGCCCGCAGGGTGCCGGCGAGCCGGCGGACGGCGGGCAGCTCGGCGCGCCCGGCCGGGCAGCGGTCCAGGTAGAAGCCGTCCACCCGGTACCAGTCCAGGTACGACCGGGCGTCGGCGAGCAGTTCCCCGAACGGCCGGGTGCCGTGGGCGAGGTCGAGCTGTCCGAGCAGCCTGCCGCCGGACGCCCGGACGGCGTCGAGCGGATCCCCGTCCCGCAGCGCGCGGGCGCGGGCGTTGCGGAGCCGGCCGGCCGCCTCCAGGCAGTGCGGGTCGGGCCTGCTGCCGGGGCCGTTGTCGATGTTGAGGACGGCCCAGTGCAGCGGGGTGCCGGGGCGGGTCAGCTCGGCCCACTCGGCGGGGGCGAGCAGCGGGTGGGCGTAGCCGGGGACGCCGAAGCCGAGCCGGTCGGCGCCGCTGGTGCGCCGGGCGGTGCCGGTGCTCGTCAGATACGGCACGCCGCCTCCATCCAGATGTCGGCGAGCGATTCCTCCAGGTTGATCCGGGGGCGCCAGCCGAGCCGGTCCCGCGCGGTGCGCACGTCGGCCTGCTGCCAGGCCCCGCAGCCGTCCGGGTACGGGGACGGGGTGGCCGAGAGGTGCTCGATGACCGACTCGGTGGAGGTGCGGGGGGCGCCGATGGGGAGGCGGGCGGGGGGCGTGTCCAGCTCGTGGAGCGCACCGGCGTACCCGGCGACCTTGGCGAGGACGGCCGCCGCGTCGCGCAGCCGGACGGCCCGGCCGGTGCCGATGTTGACGACGCCCTGGGCGGCGGAGAGCGAGGCGGCGTGGACGGCCCGCGCCACATCGCGCACGTCCACGAAGTCCCGCTGCACGCCGAGGCCGCTGAGCTTCAGCTCGCCGTCGCCGGCCTGCATGGTGCGGCGCATCGCCTCGGCGAGCCGGCCCAGCGGGGAGCCGGCCGGGGTGCCGGGGCCGACCGGTGAGAAGACCCGTAGGACGACCGCGTCGAGCCCGGAGCCGAGGACCAGCTCGGTGGCGGCGAGCTTGCTGACGCCGTACGGGCCGCCGGGGCGCGGGATGGCGTCCTCGGCGGTGGACGACCCGGGCTGCGAGGGCCCGTACTCCGAGGCGCAGCCGACCTGGACCAGCCGGGCGGTGCAGCGGCTGCGCCGCATCGCCTCGCAGACGGTGGCGACGGCGACGGTGTTGTGCCGGGTGAGGTCGCGCGCGCCGCCCCGGGTCGCGCCGGCGCAGTTGACGACGACCCCGGGGTGGACGGCGTCCAGGAAGCGGGTGAGCGCGCCGGGGCTGCCGGTCGCGAGGTCGAACCGGACGTCGGCGTCGTCGCCGCGGCCGAGGGCCGTGAGGTGGACGGCGGGGTCGGCGAGCAGCCGGTCGGCCACGAACCGGCCGATGAATCCGTTGGCTCCGAGCAGCAGCACCCTCATCGCGCACCGCCCCGGCCTGAGGGCCGACGGCGGGCTGCCGGTGCGGGGGATTGGCGGGTCATGTCGGTGTCTCCTTGAGGGCTGTTCCGTACGTTTCGGTGCGTACGGGTCGGGTACGGCCCGCGGCGTCGGCTCCGCGGGTGGGGCTGTGGGGGCCGCCTCAGGGGCGGCGTGGGCGGACGCCCGGGAGAGGGCGAGTACGGCGGTGATCAGCAGGCCGAGCGCGGCGGTGCCGCAGGCGAGGACGGGCACGACCCCGGGGCCCGCCGCCTCGACGAGGGCGCGGACGGGGCGGGCGACCGCGTGGAGCCCGGGCAGCCGTCCGGACAGGATCAGGGCGGGGGCGGCGGCCTCCATGGCGCAGGCGGCGGCGAGTCCGGTGGCGGCGGGTTCGGGGAAGCCGTGGACGGTCAGCAGGCGGGCCAGCAGGAGCAGCATCCCGAGGGCGGCGGCCCCGGCCGGTGAGCCGCCCGTGCCGAAGCCGAGGCGGGCCAGGTACAGCAGGGCGGCGAGGGCGCAGGCGAAGAACGCGACGACGCCGAAGAGCAGGGGGCGCGCCCCCGCCCCGAACTCGTCCAGCGCATGGCTGCCGTGCAGTCGGCGGTGCGCGTGCAGGGCGAAGAGGTGGGCGCACCAGGCGGCCGGGGCCACCGCGACGGCGAGCCCCAGCAGGGGCGCCGGGGTCAGTGTCCAGGGGCCCTCGGGGCCGCCCCTGAGGACCTGGTGAAGCAGGTCGTCGCCGTACAGGACGTAGCCGAGCAGCCAGCAGGCGCAGAGCGCGGCGGCGCCGGACGAGCCCGCCCCCGGCCGGGCGCTCAGCGGGCCGGTGCGCAGCGTGAGGACGAGCCCGGTGAGGGCGAGGAGCGCCCCGGCGCAGCCGATGGCGAGGCGGGCGTCGCCGCCGAGCACCCCGTCGGTCAGCCCGAGCGCGACGAGGGTCGCGAGGCAGGCGGCGCCGGGGAGCAGCGCGCGCAGGGACCAGGCGGCGCGCGTGGTGACGTCGCGCGCCGGAGCGGGGCCGGTCGCGGCGGGCTCCCCCGCGACGGCCGGGACCCGGGCGAAGAGCTCCTCGGCGAGCGAGAACACGTCGCGGTGCCGGTAGCGGGCGGCGGTGCGGTCGGTGACCCCGTGGGCCTCGAGCCCCGCCGCGATCTCCAGCGGGTCGACGGCCCGTTC from Streptomyces drozdowiczii carries:
- a CDS encoding NAD-dependent epimerase/dehydratase family protein, which produces MRVLLLGANGFIGRFVADRLLADPAVHLTALGRGDDADVRFDLATGSPGALTRFLDAVHPGVVVNCAGATRGGARDLTRHNTVAVATVCEAMRRSRCTARLVQVGCASEYGPSQPGSSTAEDAIPRPGGPYGVSKLAATELVLGSGLDAVVLRVFSPVGPGTPAGSPLGRLAEAMRRTMQAGDGELKLSGLGVQRDFVDVRDVARAVHAASLSAAQGVVNIGTGRAVRLRDAAAVLAKVAGYAGALHELDTPPARLPIGAPRTSTESVIEHLSATPSPYPDGCGAWQQADVRTARDRLGWRPRINLEESLADIWMEAACRI
- the moeZ gene encoding adenylyltransferase/sulfurtransferase MoeZ, translating into MSLPPLVEPAAELTVDEVRRYSRHLIIPDVGMDGQKRLKNAKVLCVGAGGLGSPALMYMAAAGVGTLGIVEFDEVDESNLQRQVIHSQGDIGKSKAQSAKETVQGINPLVNVVLHEERLEAENVMDIFSQYDLIVDGTDNFATRYLVNDAAVLLNKPYVWGSIYRFDGQASVFWSEHGPCYRCLYPEPPPPGMVPSCAEGGVLGVLCASIGSIQVNEAIKLLAGIGDPLVGRLMIYDALEMQYRQVKVRKDPDCAVCGENPTVTELIDYEAFCGVVSEEAQEAAAGSTITPKQLKEWIDGDEKIEIIDVREPNEYEIVAIPGSRLIPKNEFLMGNALQDLPQDRRIVLNCKTGVRSAEVLAVLKSAGFADAVHVGGGVIGWVNQIEPEKPVY
- a CDS encoding alpha/beta hydrolase; the encoded protein is MRTSPALRAAALAATVTVLLPLAGCADGGDKEAADPTSQARAANATTGSPSSGLASQKLTWKKCPAPSQAQGGGNPPSPLPGGANWECASMKAPLDYAKPDGDTIELALIRAKAISPKKRIGSLIFNFGGPGGSGVATLPAFGTAYDKLRARYDLVSFDPRGVGNSDGVECETDKQLDARYQEDGTPDDAAEEKAFVQDTKRFAAACEKRSGEQLPYVGTTNAARDMDLMRQVLGDDKLYYFGISYGTELGGVYAHLFPKKVGRAVLDAVVDPTEDAEQSSLGQAKGFQLALENFTKDCADRGDACKLPGSDAKEIEKGIASLLDRLEKKPIKGIGARKLTETQATTGIAAALYSKETWPLLEQGVDEADGGNGSLLLALADSLNGRSDDGRYDNSAAAYSAISCADSRERFTLEQTKAKLPEFRDASAVFGNYLGWGLMGCTDWPVKGTWKTPDVSAPGSAPILVIGNTGDPATPYAGAKAMADELGEDVGVQMTYKGQGHGAYNSGDACVQKAVGGYLLDGRAPEAGTVCG
- a CDS encoding alpha/beta hydrolase — its product is MVAHARAGVLAAAALLLTGVLTGCEDGTDDKPGGRADGTAPSSSAPLASQHLDWTRCEAPEGGETPGSEWRCATVKVPLDYAKPTGDTIGIALIRKEATDRSKRLGSMLFNFGGPGGSGVSILPRAAAGYATLNTRYDLVGFDPRGVARSAGVRCRDDQAQEKAYQHVDMTPDTAAEEAAFMKDGADFGAGCARLSGTVLPYVGTTNAARDMDLIRQVLGDEKLTYFGMSYGTELGGTYAHLFPKNVGRTVLDAVVDPTADTTGHARNQATGFQRALENYLKDRGQDPKAGTRRIAALLKRIDAEPLPTGTDRELNESLAITGIVFPLYSKDSWPTLTRALDEAEDGSGALLLQLADAYNGRDENGHYDTQNHSQRAISCADGKARPTAAEAKALLPEFEKLSPVFGPFLAWDTAGWCSGWPVDGEHDHPEASAPGAGPVLVVGTTGDPATPYEGARRMADELGEGVGVLLSNEGEGHGAYGGNSCVTSTVDSYFLDGKVPADGRTCS